In Miscanthus floridulus cultivar M001 chromosome 5, ASM1932011v1, whole genome shotgun sequence, one genomic interval encodes:
- the LOC136449463 gene encoding uncharacterized protein, with protein sequence MESEMADAPAAAAIPAAAEPLAAVAEEGEGEAEAGAGADADAPAEAVGSTLTMERVAAAKKFIENHYRSQTKTIQDRKERRFRLERQLASSQVPKEQQINLMKDLERKETEYMRLKRHKICVDDFELLTIIGRGAFGEVRLCREKTSGNIYAMKKLKKSDMVVRGQVEHVRAERNLLAEVASHCIVKLYYSFQDTEYLYLIMEYLPGGDIMTLLMREDTLTEHVARFYIAETILAIESIHKHNYIHRDIKPDNLLLDKNGHMKLSDFGLCKPIDCSKLSTLNEDEPMGDDNLRESMDIDSSSLDTANGRRWRSQHEQLQHWQMNRRKLAFSTVGTPDYIAPEVLLKKGYGMECDWWSLGAIMYEMLVGYPPFYADDPITTCRKIVHWRNHLKFPEDAKLSNEARDLICRLLCDVDHRIGSAGADQIKAHPWFRGVAWDKLYEMEAAFKPQVNDELDTQNFMKFEELENPPAKSGSGPSRKMMLNSKDLSFVGYTYKNFDAVKAIKISDLQRNSSLTRPSIGSIFGPPGMDSPMEPNGRDTHMHTVSSGDPMIP encoded by the exons ATGGAGAGCGAGATGGCGGACGCGCCGGCCGCGGCGGCGatccccgccgccgccgagccgctcgcggcggtggcggaggaaggggaaggggaagcggaggcgggggcgggggcggacgCGGACGCGCCCGCCGAGGCGGTGGGGTCCACCCTCACCATGGAGCGCGTCGCCGCCGCGAAGAAGTTCATCGAGAACCACTACCGCTCGCAGACGAAGACCATCCAGGATCGCAAGGAGAG GCGCTTTAGATTGGAGAGACAGCTAGCCTCTTCTCAAGTTCCCAAGGAGCAGCAAATCAATTTAATGAAAGATCTTGAGAGGAAGGAAACTGAATACATGCGACTTAAAAGGCACAAGATTTGTGTGGATGACTTTGAACTGCTTACTATTATTGGGAGAGGTGCTTTTGGAGAG GTTCGATTGTGTCGAGAGAAGACCTCTGGCAACATTTATGCAATGAAAAAACTCAAGAAGTCTGATATGGTTGTCAGGGGGCAA GTGGAACATGTTAGAGCTGAAAGAAACTTGTTGGCAGAAGTTGCTAGTCACTGCATTGTGAAGCTTTACTATTCTTTCCAAGACACCGAGTACCTTTACCTTATTATGGAGTACCTCCCTGGTGGTGATATCATGACCCTTCTCATGAGAGAGGATACCTTGACTGAACATGTGGCGCGATTCTACATTGCTGAGACAATTCTTGCTATTGAATCCATCCATAAACATAACTACATCCACAG AGATATTAAGCCTGATAATTTGCTTCTAGATAAGAATGGTCACATGAAGCTATCAGATTTTGGGCTGTGCAAGCCAATTGATTGTTCGAAGCTCTCAACTTTGAATGAAGATGAACCCATGGGTGATGACAACTTGAGGGAATCAATGGATATTGATAGTTCTTCGTTGGATACAGCAAATGGTAGAAGATGGAGAAGTCAGCACGAACAGCTTCAACACTGGCAGATGAACAGGAGAAAACTG GCATTCTCAACTGTTGGGACACCGGATTATATTGCTCCAGAGGTTCTGCTAAAGAAGGGATATGGAATGGAATGCGATTG GTGGTCTCTGGGCGCGATCATGTATGAGATGCTAGTTGGGTATCCACCATTTTACGCTGATGATCCAATAACTACATGCCGAAAG ATTGTGCACTGGAGAAACCATTTGAAATTTCCTGAGGATGCAAAGTTGTCAAATGAAGCAAGAGATCTCATTTGTCGGTTATTATGTGATGTTGACCACAGGATTGGCAGTGCAGGGGCAGATCAAATAAAG GCACATCCTTGGTTCCGAGGAGTTGCATGGGATAAACTTTATGAAATGGAAGCAGCATTTAAGCCTCAAGTAAACGATGAACTGGATACACAGAATTTCATGAAATTTGAGGAA TTGGAAAATCCTCCAGCCAAATCAGGCTCTGGGCCTTCAAGAAAG ATGATGCTAAACTCCAAAGATCTTAGCTTTGTGGGGTATACATACAAAAACTTTGATGCAGTGAAAGCAATAAAAATTTCAG ATCTGCAAAGGAATTCATCTCTAACGAGGCCTTCCATTGGTTCGATATTCG GTCCACCAGGCATGGATTCTCCCATGGAACCTAACGGGAGGGACACACATATGCACACAGTTTCATCTGGTGATCCAATGATTCCCTAA